A genomic stretch from Falco cherrug isolate bFalChe1 chromosome 1, bFalChe1.pri, whole genome shotgun sequence includes:
- the LOC129736912 gene encoding uncharacterized protein LOC129736912, whose protein sequence is MSGGGALKIAGPAEGGEGRETGLRSLRERGAGRAGWAPGRGHRIPHSGGAPRSRFPPPPRFGWGLIALRAGDEEEGAWGEGCRLCQVPPRQKVSRSPQARRYGEIEGEGSGDGPAQPAPAAGARHRGSRGRQLRCAVRTAAGHPRAPGPEGAARSSRGAARHSQGRAQPTEAPPRLEEVAGGTQAWPKDQRSQPQEPREHLLQGTTSSPWVTSVAADVGEMQEAEANESSVSKVEALPGALDAPAPRCPLLGALRCP, encoded by the coding sequence ATGAGCGGCGGCGGCGCATTGAAAATTGCGGGGCCGGCGGAGGGCGGCGAGGGGCGGGAAACTGGGCTGCGCAGTCTGAgggagcggggcgcggggagAGCCGGCTGGGCGCCGGGCAGGGGCCACCGCATCCCCCACTCGGGGGGAGCACCCCGCAGccgcttcccccccccgccccgctttGGCTGGGGTTTGATTGCTTTGCGGGCTGGGGACGAGGAGGAGGGGGCGTGGGGGGAAGGCTGCCGGCTCTGCCAGGTGCCCCCCAGGCAGAAAGTCTCCCGTTCCCCCCAGGCCAGGCGCTATGGCGAGATCGAAGGCGAAGGCAGCGGCGACGGCCCCGctcagcctgccccagctgctggagctcgCCATCGGGGCTCCCGAGGCCGTCAACTTCGGTGCGCTGTGCGGACTGCTGCAGGGCATCCTCGGGCACCTGGGCCAGAGGGAGCCGCCCGCAGCAGCAGGGGTGCAGCCcgacacagccagggcagggcccAGCCTACCGAGGCACCTCCCCggctggaggaggtggcaggCGGGACCCAGGCCTGGCCCAAGGACCAGCggtcccagccccaggagccGCGGGAGCACCTGCTGCAGGGGaccaccagcagcccctgggtTACCTCCGTGGCTGCTGATGTGGGGGAGATGCAGGAAGCCGAAGCCAATGAGAGCAGCGTCTCCAAGGTAGAGGCTCTTCCCGGTGCCCTGGATGCCCCTGCACCGAGGTGCCCCCTCCTGGGGGCTCTGCGCTGCCCCTGA